In the genome of Rhopalosiphum padi isolate XX-2018 chromosome 1, ASM2088224v1, whole genome shotgun sequence, the window ataatgttttttttttcgatttatacttctaaaatttacaataaatattaggtGTACCTAGTagagatataattttttaaatttcaaacaaaactataatttatatttataattattgttcatgACAGAATATAGAAATAACTTGGTAACTTATTCGTAATtcgtatagaaatatatttatattggtatatgagtcatgaatattataatattacaacgttTAAGtcgtgaatatatttaatatattgaatattgatattatatttaaatacttacactcatattatattacgatttattttattatgcaatgttttatgtattattcatgttttttatttgtttttttgctaattagaattattttattttattagacagGATGTACTTCAGACAGGTAAAAAATGGTCAAATTTAACGAGTAACTGGAATTTAGATGATGGTTATAGTGATAATTTAACATCAAATATACCATGGAATATGAAATCGACATCATTTTGGAATACTGTCGAGTTTATATTGGCACAAAAAGATGCAGCTTATGGTTGTTCGAGTAAACAAGGATTTacagttaagtataatataccgaTTTTCAGCACataatgtttgtattaaaattattaaattatgtgtgTTTGTGAACGTGTTatctagttaaaatatttatacacaaatgtaaagaaagataatttaaaagtttgtaTTTCATTGTGTTATTTTTCTGTGACAGATTTATTCTTAGATCAGTTTTGTGTAATAACAAAATTCACACAAGCTAACCACatgaaattaattcattttactagtttatttacaattgcggactaatatttttagtaaatttaatttctcgTTGGCTTGATGAACATTTTATCAATATGTTTTTTAGATTCCTTTAAATGATTCAAAtgtattttcagttatttagataaatttaaattccttTTTACgagtatttagttatattttatgataatatttattataaatgcaatataatatatacataattacttGTGATAACACATCATCGTCTTGTTGCCATATATTAACAcaccatttaaataataaatataaatttattattattatattaatcttgtTATAACactcattataattaatgtatttaacattGGTTCTtaatattctgaaaaaaaaaaaataataactaatttatattcaactgcttattttaggtttattttCATAGTCCATCAGACGTCCCAGATTATTCACATTCTTCCttaaaactttcaaaaaataGTCATAGCTATGTTCAAATATTAACTCAGTTATCGTTGACAGACGATGGTTTAAAAAGTTGGACACCTCAAAAACGAGGATGTTATTATTTGAAAGAGAAGTGGCTGAAGTACAACACAAAGTATtcgtatataaattgttatgtcGAATGTCAGGTGAATTATACTAAGAGTTTGTGTGGTTGTGCTCCAATTTTCAGAATgagtatgattatatattatttatttattattacgatgCTTAATAtcctaatataaatagtttttatactctatgaagtattttatttaatcttatttatatttattttttcaaaagaccgattaaaaattagaataacaataataaattataaagacacaatcatttagtaaaatttctgtttttattttatttttttataggcagTTCTTTTCCTGTGTGTGGACCCAAATTAAAACATTGTCAAGCAAATGCCGCAAGTAAATTACGCACAATTTTGAAACtaatgtttattaaactcagaccataataataatagattaatactaattaatacaattttaaaatcgcTATATCTACCATTTCTTCTAAacaatctaaaattctaaaccCATTATCATGATCCTATTACCCGtagtacacaaagttaaataattcaaaaactattagttTGAATTTTGTAAGAAAAGTCTACTAATTAATTTAACGTAGAAAATAACGGggagttctcatttgaaaaactgAAGTTTTTATCTCCATACGATACTCCAtaacaattacaaaaaatttcaacaatttaaaaatatgttctttaaagtttaagtatatttaaaaattccaagaaTCACTGCATTTTCTGCATTATTGAAGAATAAAAGAGGCTGtgtgcttggtgaatcactctgtatattacataataaagcGAAAAAACCAATAGTTGTTAGGAACATTTTTAGCAGAGTAGAATTTAGTTTGttaggttaaatattattttattcgagaAAGATAtcaatagttataaatgtataacaaacaATTTGTAACATATACCTGagtattgtgtgtataaaatattataatataatataaataacgataaagttttattaaaatgaatgttttagtaattataataaaataatacatcttAATTTTATCTCATTACCCAGTTCATATACAGAGAGCATATCGTACATGCAAATGTTTGCCATCTTGTACGGACATTGATTACGAATTATCTTATTCGACGGTATCTAAAAACttcagttatataaaaaaatcattaatgttTTTGGACAACTTAACTGACAGGTGAggaaatttatttgttattaacttaacatcattcaatattttgttttacatattactaatataatatattttgattaatttacaaaataattaattatacaaaaattatttaacctatgtcaaaatatgtataaaaaagtttaattatagtACAActtgaaataaacaataaataataagcttATACTCATTTCAAAAAGATtcaattttttcgaaaatactTCTATAATgccatagaaaaaatatattttaataattttaattttttaatttttaagtttttaagtttaCGTAGATTCCGAGCGGatgtatgtattgattttttaatgctatatgtgtgtgtgtgtgtttgtgtgttttGTGTCTGCATACACGATAAGTAGTCGATAAAATGGTTTATGATagaaaattagatctagtttgtacttcagagagatcaaaattgaaaattccgttctttttttataatcaggAAAAATGTGGATTTTTACGGTTTttgactaaatttattttttttataattcaaaaacaaacattacaaattacaagtattgtatgataaaatttataaaatctttaatttttaaaactaatttgatTTGAAGATGCAATTGATGCAATATAATACTcttcataaatatttcatactggagctaaaaaatctataaaatatacaaacacaattaattttacaaacatttgaaaatgttcaaatttgaacaaaattacttattttaacgatagtattaattattttgttgtaaaacaaaaacattattcgtggggttttaaaacgtttacgtatattatattattatgaattttactatacgcaatgacatttttaatttatttaaaaatattatctatttatactatgaacctatttttaccatttaacggtatttacagaaagatgttattcaattttgagttatataaattgatataatgtggtataaatacatattatcataataattaaatactaataaataataatataataaatgcaatatttctggaaaaaaatatattaacctaccgtaatactaaaagtaaaattaatgacTTTAATGCCTTAATgactatatcaaaaaaacatatgaaataTGATTAGTAATACACATAGGCTAACACTCTGCTAGCTGACCGTCTCCGCTCGGAATCGTTTATCGTATGCAATGATAtaccattgaattcaaatttaacacagcGATAACAGTGACTCACTTGAACTTACTGCCTAATGTATGATATGTACAGCATGTATGTACAGCAGAAGGATAACCatttgcctacctttttttttctttttaatgaaattgatttttaaattctcttaagtagaatattttttggaatatttacgCAGGTACATAAAATTCGAATGAgtagttaattagttaattagtcatgaatacctatatttacctattattcaaAGTGTATCTAAAAAGTATATCTGGGTAGTGCACTAACACTGCCATTCTACTTTACtcgtaaaaactttaaatatttaattatatataattaaccaatcattcaaaattcgattttcaagtatcgaaatatttttatactctataaaaaatatatgtgaaaatatgattttgaaaattaactttttcgGAATAATCATTTAGACACTCAAATGGACCACCTATTATATCTGTTATGTAAATTACAATagcaatacatacatataatatgtaacttgaaagtgtaatcactaatcatgtaatagtatttgtaatataaacaaacagaaaaaaatatattattgtaatgttggaatgtgataatattattatcaatgttatTTCACAACTTGAAAAACCTAAAACTCATAtcattagataaatatattagtcaATTAACaaacactttaataataatgtaataggtGCATAGGGCCGGGAATTTAATGCCTTATAAAAACTAAGAAAAcgccataaatattattgaagaaTGCTCTTATAAATTTCtccaaattgtaaaaaaataataggtttacaaaataacttaacaatttaatatgcattgtacataatataaatatgatattacattaatttaataatgctcAATTTGGCTTATTTGTATACAGTATTGGCGTGTTCATTATAAAAGTGTTAGATTTCCTCACTATACCTTAGTAGACatctatacttataataatatattgcccaCTCACCGTATTGATTTTGAGTTATATTATGGAGTTTAAAATGCAAGATGAAATTCATTTAGTTGTCTGAGCTGATAgtagaatatatatatgatttaatttgtcttgaaataatttttaatttaaatttcaaaatcttaaaaatgaaaaaataccattaaaaaccaaaaaatccgtaggtttatttaataagaGATGAAACAAATCGTTACCAAAATGAGTGTAGTTTAGTTGCAACACTAAAATTAATTGAGCATCCTATctctagttatataataatatgtaacctcTCTTTGTACAGCAATGATTTGGCCAGCATTGAAGCCACAGTTAATTTGGAACACACGTGGCCTTTGAGAAGAAACGCTGAAGATACTAATTTAGGATATATaggtttgttaaaaatttaaaatctaattaaataggtacattattatggatattaattttgaattaatttactcgataattacatttttatttaaaggtaaaattGCCGGGATGACGAATTTGTGCCGTGGAGTGAGCCTGATTTCAGTAttggaaaatttttatttcttttttatcaatcctttttttcaatgaaaaaaaaatattttatacataataactaattaattaattcattcgagttaatggttatataaacctataagatttaagataaatatatcaaataccttcatgtaatatgttatgttaattatactaattggtagtttatataataatatttatttatgtataacaaaaaatatacaaggatagtaggttgtaggtattatattctttataattttttctagttataaattgtattcattataatataattatgaagatGGTAGAGTAAATCATAATTTCTGTACTAacgaaaaaattaacttatgaattatatacgatttaaaaaacaacattgttttgaataatattcaattgtttGTGAGAATTATGTATGACATGTATGTATATCAGTGGTTTAGAGTGGAATTTATTGGACTTAAGATCTATCGGTGGCGAACGtctcttttaaatttattaatataaacatacatttcattataatagtaaataaaatataaaataaattattattaaggcatggatttgaatataaaacgtatttttttttgggggggagtTCTGAGAAATGGTATTCAAATACAAAACTCGTTTTATGAATCAGAGAATTGAAAatgtaaacttttattttgcatttttaacaGTTTTGGTGTTTTTATAGCATTTTTCATAATACACCGGGCTATACGcccctaattattataatatattgatgctAAAACTAgaagttcataatattataataatgatatgaaacTCATGTTCTATAAttctattatcataaaatattaacactgTATTTAtgtatctttttaaaattatttaactatttaagctTTTATTTGAGCAAACtgatcaacaatttattttttaaattgaatgataAAACTCACGAGGCCCCTTTAACTTGCAGGACATACCTTGGACGCCTTAGGGCCTTGGTTTACACCACTGATGTacatgcatacattttattcgagtttctaaaaatatatattaaatcaggttgattagaaaaaatatgtatttgtatacctTATAATCCTTAAAATAGAgctttatatgtttttaaactgTAACTAGAAGATATGGTTAAATATGCGACCTATACAGGTAATTGACCTAAGATTATCGATAAGgttttataagtttatgatataatctaaaagtaaatatgtataaatgattaATCTTATTAATTAACTCTTTAAGTTTaggtagttattagttaatttattcgACAAAGATGGTCgagatacttaaaaattaatattttgatattagatACAGAATATTGTATATGGAGTATCATGGTTCTAAATATTCAATActctattcaaaaattattcaaaaataaataaattcgatgttgattattcttaaaacaatttCATCTATGCATCACGCGTAGTTATTAAAggtgttttatttaaacagtcaaaataaaatgaaaatcagttcattatttgaatttaatcgttctaaaattataaaatcaagacCCTACAATAATTTGATGTTAATGTTAACGATTTACGGTAAATCGTAACCGgtaacttaaaagtttaaagtcTTAAACATAAGcgacaaaaatgttttaagtttaaatgttaTCACGCAagcaactataatattacttcGTAGTATAATGGTTGTGTTGCCATGTTGGTTAATATTGTTCATATGTTTGGATACTTAGCTAAACTTGGCAATATCAGTTAGGATAGATAGGTgaaatttaaaatccaaaatcAAAACGGTCGATAAGAAGATCGATCGTATCACGTTGaccttcaaaatattattattatatttattatttgttacaattcattttattattaaatccttGACTAATTGACCTTATTATTACCTCTCTCGCGGAATGTTTTTTTATCACAAGTTACATCAATGAGtagttttaatacaatattatattattacactcatATGTGTGtacaataaagttattaataattaaatttcgtacatagtgtatattatgtcgtatgcactttatattaaaatatgtttgctCAATTTATCTAATAACTTTAATaggtacagtatataatatagtatgcattattttatatgctatTGTCTTAGACGTTTTAGTGGTATGGTCGACCGAGTATAATGTAAGCACAGAACAATTTATTTCAAGTGACACGTACGATTTCCAATTTTACGATTAgtacaaacattttcaaaaaaaaacttcgATAAACGATATCGATCTATCTGATCTATCAATATGATTAAATCGTGTTAACCACTACGTTAACAATTTGCAATTGATTTCAATAGGTTCctgatgattataatatattaataatattaatatgtataatcattTGTTGTGtacttacctaaatatttataccGTTTTATAGTttgtgtacctaatatatacgCTTATATATCTTATCCACT includes:
- the LOC132918067 gene encoding pickpocket protein 28-like, with translation MAKIKSKLLCFTSVQKYILKNSSLRNKFWTDDKYSSLYWISVLIGSFALCVFLSYDIVLKWYDSPVNRFNINEPRHISENPFPAITICHNDPISSNIMNLASVLKWERQNKTDEEWQTLNVVYEMCHWKHKIVKLENIDPKIVYKVLKEFSTKCEDTIKQIRWKDKIIDRPCEIMQPIFLLNNLCFSFNALPYHEMYRQVPYKLQDVLQTGKKWSNLTSNWNLDDGYSDNLTSNIPWNMKSTSFWNTVEFILAQKDAAYGCSSKQGFTVYFHSPSDVPDYSHSSLKLSKNSHSYVQILTQLSLTDDGLKSWTPQKRGCYYLKEKWLKYNTKYSYINCYVECQVNYTKSLCGCAPIFRMSSSFPVCGPKLKHCQANAAIHIQRAYRTCKCLPSCTDIDYELSYSTVSKNFSYIKKSLMFLDNLTDSNDLASIEATVNLEHTWPLRRNAEDTNLGYIGKIAGMTNLCRGVSLISVLENFYFFFINPFFQ